Proteins encoded in a region of the Mesoflavibacter profundi genome:
- a CDS encoding DUF305 domain-containing protein, translating into MENSKEHSNKGNYKTFFIMLACSFVAMYITMYLNTYAIDHVWFSLTRFYMTCLGISAMAVIMWFFMRKMYNDRKKNIAILAGSFILFVGALGLVRTQAPIIGDVLWMKAMIPHHSIAILTSERADIQDPEVKKLAEDIIKAQRKEIEEMKAMIKRLENEK; encoded by the coding sequence ATGGAAAATTCAAAAGAACACTCAAACAAAGGAAATTACAAAACCTTCTTTATAATGTTGGCTTGCTCATTTGTAGCAATGTACATCACAATGTATCTAAACACCTATGCAATAGACCACGTGTGGTTTAGCTTAACCCGATTTTATATGACCTGTTTAGGTATTTCAGCAATGGCAGTAATAATGTGGTTTTTTATGCGAAAAATGTATAATGATAGAAAGAAAAACATAGCCATACTTGCAGGTAGTTTTATCCTGTTTGTAGGTGCATTAGGATTAGTAAGAACACAAGCACCAATTATTGGTGACGTACTATGGATGAAAGCAATGATACCACATCATTCTATCGCTATTTTAACAAGTGAAAGAGCAGATATTCAAGACCCAGAAGTTAAAAAATTAGCAGAAGACATTATAAAAGCACAACGTAAAGAAATAGAAGAAATGAAAGCAATGATAAAACGATTAGAGAATGAAAAATAA
- a CDS encoding TolC family protein, which yields MKYKSIQIKIVLALGSCFLSLFANAQQLEILIDEALTNNPEIQKFELQYKRASEKVNEVNTIPNTEFGVGYFVSEPETRTGAQRFKVSAKQMLPWFGNISARENYVSSLADVKYEDIVIAKRKLMSSVSQSYYRLYANKAKQKVLTENINLLETYETMALTSVEVGKASAVDVLRLQMRQNEMQQLKDVLHQQFLAEQTKFNNLLNRENDVTVNMVDSLIIPSEDFDITFEKLVLHPELLKFDKLYQSIEQSELLNQKESSPMIGFGLDYINVAERPNMDFSDNGKDIVMPMVSVSIPIFNKKYKSQTKQNDLQQQEITAQKQERLNALETLLDKAINERISARISYATQAKNLKQAKDAEDILIKSYETGTIDFNDVLDIQELQLKFQMNQIESVKTYYVQSTIINYLIK from the coding sequence ATGAAATATAAATCAATACAAATAAAAATCGTCTTGGCTCTTGGCTCTTGTTTCTTGAGTCTTTTTGCGAACGCTCAACAATTAGAAATACTTATCGATGAAGCCTTAACAAACAATCCAGAAATTCAAAAGTTTGAGTTACAATACAAAAGAGCTTCCGAAAAGGTAAACGAGGTCAACACTATTCCTAATACCGAATTTGGAGTTGGTTATTTTGTAAGTGAACCAGAAACTCGAACAGGTGCTCAACGCTTTAAGGTGTCTGCAAAACAAATGTTACCGTGGTTTGGTAATATTTCGGCAAGAGAAAATTACGTTAGTTCGTTAGCAGATGTTAAGTATGAAGATATTGTAATTGCGAAGCGAAAATTAATGTCTTCAGTTTCACAATCTTATTATAGACTATATGCTAATAAAGCAAAACAAAAGGTATTAACAGAGAATATCAATCTGTTAGAAACTTATGAAACAATGGCTTTGACTTCTGTTGAGGTTGGTAAAGCATCTGCAGTAGATGTATTACGATTACAAATGCGTCAGAACGAAATGCAACAATTAAAAGACGTATTGCACCAACAATTTTTAGCAGAACAGACCAAATTTAACAACCTATTGAATAGGGAAAATGATGTTACAGTCAATATGGTAGATAGCTTAATTATACCTTCTGAAGACTTTGATATTACTTTTGAAAAATTAGTATTGCATCCTGAATTACTAAAATTTGATAAACTCTATCAATCCATAGAGCAATCAGAATTATTGAATCAAAAAGAAAGCAGTCCAATGATTGGTTTTGGATTAGATTATATCAATGTTGCTGAAAGACCAAATATGGATTTCAGCGATAACGGAAAGGATATTGTAATGCCAATGGTTTCGGTATCTATCCCAATTTTCAATAAGAAATATAAATCCCAAACCAAACAAAATGATTTGCAACAGCAGGAAATTACTGCTCAAAAACAGGAACGTTTAAATGCATTGGAAACGCTTTTAGACAAGGCGATTAACGAACGCATTTCTGCAAGAATAAGTTATGCTACCCAAGCCAAAAACCTAAAACAGGCTAAAGATGCAGAAGACATTCTAATAAAAAGTTACGAAACAGGAACCATTGATTTTAATGATGTTTTGGATATTCAAGAGTTGCAATTAAAGTTTCAAATGAACCAGATAGAATCTGTGAAGACTTACTATGTGCAAAGTACAATCATTAATTATTTAATTAAGTAA
- a CDS encoding DUF6943 family protein — translation MSTFELKTHQVGKAYSNPHFFILNKGLNSGKTLLKSCANCFVVTTTTEEVKHTLFHLSMMLQIGGFYAYHLKGSVIPFISIDDCRNTLKNSFISLINNEFQLQKHINIVSAISKKEAELQKVISKMADLKVSYIQSLFSKMQKEAI, via the coding sequence ATGTCAACTTTTGAACTAAAAACACACCAAGTCGGAAAAGCTTACTCAAACCCTCATTTTTTTATACTTAACAAAGGGCTAAACAGCGGAAAAACACTCTTAAAATCCTGTGCTAACTGTTTCGTTGTCACTACTACAACAGAAGAGGTAAAACACACACTTTTTCACTTATCTATGATGTTACAAATAGGCGGTTTTTACGCTTACCATTTAAAAGGAAGTGTAATTCCGTTTATTTCAATAGATGATTGCAGAAATACTCTAAAAAATAGTTTTATATCATTAATAAATAATGAATTTCAATTGCAAAAGCATATTAATATAGTGTCAGCGATTAGTAAAAAAGAAGCCGAACTTCAAAAAGTCATTTCAAAAATGGCAGATTTGAAAGTATCATACATTCAAAGTTTATTTTCTAAAATGCAAAAAGAAGCAATCTAA
- a CDS encoding heavy-metal-associated domain-containing protein → MNFSKKNHEHKNKNVIDVSKKVILSVAVIAALGLTSCKNETKKETETTTTEMSKDMAMTDLSFGVRGNCGMCKNTIEKAANGVEGVTSANWDVDKKKIDVSFDDTKTDAMAIHKAIAASGYDTEKVAGDEEAYDGLPGCCKYDHEMMMNQSGEEESDDHSNHDH, encoded by the coding sequence ATGAATTTTTCAAAGAAAAATCACGAACACAAAAACAAAAATGTAATCGACGTGAGTAAAAAAGTAATTTTAAGTGTAGCTGTAATAGCAGCATTAGGTTTAACAAGTTGTAAAAACGAAACCAAAAAAGAAACAGAAACCACAACTACTGAAATGTCAAAAGATATGGCAATGACAGACCTGTCTTTTGGTGTAAGAGGAAATTGCGGAATGTGTAAAAACACTATCGAAAAAGCAGCTAACGGTGTTGAAGGTGTTACAAGTGCTAATTGGGATGTCGATAAAAAGAAGATTGATGTGTCTTTTGATGATACAAAAACCGATGCAATGGCAATCCATAAAGCAATCGCAGCTTCAGGATATGATACCGAAAAAGTAGCAGGTGATGAAGAAGCATATGATGGTTTACCAGGTTGTTGTAAATACGACCACGAAATGATGATGAATCAATCTGGTGAAGAAGAAAGTGATGACCATTCAAATCACGACCATTAA
- a CDS encoding efflux RND transporter periplasmic adaptor subunit codes for MKNNKIVIYIGILVVGVLLGWLLFGGSSNEEIDHNHDAVAATNQIWTCSMHPQIMQPEPGDCPICGMDLIPAESGSDGLMADQFKLTENAMALANIQTTVVGKGNVEGNTIKLSGKIAENEEANAVQVSYFAGRIERLNVSFTGEEVRKGQLLATIYSPELYAAQQELITAASLKESQPALYKAVRNKLKLWKLSENQINQIEETGKVKENFPVYATVSGTVTEKLVEQGDYIKQGQPLLKIANLNTVWGNFDVYENQIDRFKKGQEVMITTNAYPNKEFKGKVDFIDPVLNTKTRTVTLRVVLSNKDDVFKPGMFVTANIEGSTAKNDEVLSIPASSVLWTGERSVVYLKTNPDQPIFEMREIKLGNQIGNEYEVVEGLFVGNEIVTNGTFTVDAAAQLQGKKSMMNKDGGKVMTGHEGHLGMDNNASNKESDHTNMNERLEVSEKFQQQLNSVYNAYINLKDALVKEDSISTSANATTLLNKLNKVDMKLLSDNKAHNHWMSLEGEIKSSATSISETSDIKSQRDHFKHLSSHLINAVQLFGINEKVYVEFCPMADNNNGAYWLSKEEKVINPYFGEAMLTCGEVKQVIE; via the coding sequence ATGAAAAATAATAAAATAGTCATATATATTGGCATACTCGTAGTAGGTGTGTTATTGGGTTGGTTGCTTTTTGGTGGCTCATCAAATGAAGAAATAGACCATAATCACGATGCGGTTGCAGCAACCAATCAAATTTGGACGTGTTCTATGCATCCACAGATTATGCAACCAGAGCCAGGCGACTGCCCCATTTGTGGTATGGATTTAATTCCTGCGGAAAGCGGAAGTGATGGCTTAATGGCAGACCAATTTAAACTAACAGAAAATGCGATGGCATTAGCCAATATTCAAACAACTGTTGTAGGCAAGGGAAATGTTGAAGGCAACACCATAAAGTTATCTGGTAAAATTGCTGAAAACGAAGAAGCCAATGCAGTACAGGTAAGTTATTTCGCTGGAAGAATTGAACGTTTGAATGTGAGTTTTACAGGCGAAGAAGTTCGTAAAGGTCAATTATTGGCAACCATTTATTCGCCAGAACTCTATGCAGCACAACAAGAATTAATCACAGCAGCTTCTTTAAAAGAATCTCAACCTGCTTTATACAAAGCAGTCCGTAATAAATTGAAATTATGGAAACTCTCTGAAAATCAAATCAACCAGATTGAAGAAACAGGAAAAGTAAAAGAAAACTTTCCTGTTTATGCAACCGTTTCGGGTACTGTTACAGAAAAATTGGTAGAGCAAGGCGATTACATCAAACAAGGACAACCCTTATTAAAAATTGCCAATCTCAACACAGTTTGGGGAAACTTTGATGTGTATGAAAATCAGATTGACCGCTTTAAAAAAGGACAGGAAGTGATGATAACAACCAATGCTTATCCTAATAAAGAGTTTAAAGGTAAAGTTGATTTCATTGACCCAGTTTTAAACACGAAAACAAGAACTGTAACCTTACGTGTTGTTTTAAGCAATAAGGACGATGTATTTAAACCAGGAATGTTTGTAACCGCAAATATTGAAGGCAGTACAGCTAAAAATGATGAAGTATTATCAATTCCTGCATCTTCTGTATTATGGACAGGTGAACGTTCTGTGGTGTACCTTAAAACAAATCCAGACCAACCTATTTTTGAAATGCGTGAAATTAAATTAGGCAATCAAATTGGTAATGAATATGAAGTTGTAGAAGGTTTATTTGTTGGAAATGAAATAGTGACTAACGGAACATTTACGGTTGATGCAGCAGCACAATTACAAGGCAAAAAGTCTATGATGAATAAAGATGGTGGTAAAGTAATGACTGGACACGAAGGTCATTTAGGTATGGATAACAATGCATCTAACAAAGAAAGTGACCACACTAATATGAATGAGCGTTTGGAAGTATCAGAGAAATTTCAACAACAGTTAAATAGTGTTTACAATGCGTATATCAATTTAAAAGATGCTTTAGTAAAAGAAGATTCAATAAGTACTTCAGCAAACGCAACAACTTTATTAAATAAATTGAACAAAGTAGATATGAAATTGTTGTCAGATAATAAGGCGCATAACCATTGGATGTCATTAGAAGGCGAAATAAAATCTTCTGCAACTTCAATTTCTGAAACGTCCGATATAAAATCACAAAGAGACCATTTTAAACATTTATCATCACATCTAATCAATGCTGTACAACTATTTGGTATCAATGAAAAGGTCTATGTAGAATTTTGTCCAATGGCAGATAACAATAATGGTGCTTATTGGTTAAGCAAAGAAGAAAAAGTAATCAATCCATACTTTGGCGAAGCAATGCTAACCTGTGGTGAAGTAAAACAAGTAATAGAATAA
- a CDS encoding multicopper oxidase domain-containing protein gives MKTFNTILLLFLTSMAFAQVGTNGEDRKEEGRPIREYNLTIEKNEMTLGGVTANGMTINGGIPGPTLEFNEGDLAIINVTNKMDEETSVHWHGLILPNFYDGVPYLTTPPIKANTTFQYRIPINQSGTYWYHSHTMLQEQKGVYGSIVIHPKEKTLDYDKDLVVVLSDWTNEKPMNVLRNLKRGNEWYQVKKGTAVPLSRVIKEGALGAQFKFWRDRMEGADIADVYYPAFLANGKKLAEYSEFKTGEKVRLRFINASASSYYWVDFGGGNPMIVASDGVDVTPEYKNRFLFAIAETYDVIVTIPEGTLEITATAQDGSGNTSIRLGSGKLYPATVIDRPDKVAMMKQMAKMDMKMGAPAMVGNHKKKTPEFLMQTYGMKMKMDMKDGQMKMDNDMNMEMKKDATPMNHMMSTMQKDTTSFNYDTRKTYFNYDFLKAKENTTYKADIPVTDLLLNLTGNMQRYVWSLNGIPLSETDKIKIKGGEVTRITLNNLTMMHHPMHLHGHYFRVINENGERSPLKHTVNVPPMQKVVIEFYNEEYGDWFFHCHVLYHMMGGMARVFSYDTPRDERMKPYPVQNLIDETDHYYSWGMLRGGSNFNELLLMSSSIRNEFALRAEFDYNQNAEIEVNYNRYLNDWVRVYAGVNTETSTPDSYDTFNTVGLVGVKYFTPYRFNVDVSMDHQLRPRIRLDRELLIFPRIFLEGEYEYRADFGWVNELENNKSYEGETQWLIGASYILSRNFSIQGNYNNRYGWGGGLLVRF, from the coding sequence ATGAAAACATTTAACACAATACTTCTCTTATTCTTAACTTCAATGGCATTCGCCCAAGTTGGAACAAATGGTGAAGACAGAAAAGAAGAAGGACGCCCAATTAGAGAATATAACCTTACCATAGAAAAAAATGAAATGACGCTTGGAGGTGTCACCGCAAACGGAATGACCATTAATGGTGGAATTCCAGGTCCTACATTAGAATTTAATGAAGGTGACCTCGCTATTATTAATGTAACCAATAAAATGGATGAAGAAACCTCTGTACATTGGCACGGTTTAATACTTCCTAATTTTTATGATGGTGTACCTTATTTAACTACGCCACCTATAAAAGCAAATACTACATTTCAATATAGAATACCTATAAACCAATCTGGCACATATTGGTATCATTCCCACACGATGTTGCAAGAGCAAAAAGGAGTTTATGGCTCAATAGTCATTCATCCTAAAGAAAAGACCTTGGACTATGATAAGGATTTAGTCGTAGTCCTTTCCGATTGGACAAACGAAAAGCCAATGAATGTGTTACGAAACCTTAAACGGGGAAACGAATGGTATCAGGTTAAAAAAGGGACAGCAGTACCATTAAGCAGAGTTATTAAAGAAGGTGCATTAGGCGCACAATTCAAATTTTGGCGCGATAGAATGGAAGGTGCAGACATTGCGGACGTCTATTATCCTGCGTTTTTAGCTAATGGTAAAAAACTTGCAGAATATTCAGAGTTTAAAACAGGTGAAAAAGTACGATTACGTTTTATCAACGCATCTGCTTCATCTTATTATTGGGTGGATTTTGGTGGTGGTAACCCGATGATAGTTGCGAGTGATGGTGTAGATGTAACACCAGAATATAAAAACCGATTTCTTTTTGCAATTGCCGAAACCTATGATGTTATAGTAACTATCCCAGAAGGTACATTAGAAATTACCGCAACAGCCCAAGATGGTTCTGGCAACACCTCAATCCGTTTGGGTAGCGGAAAATTGTATCCAGCTACTGTAATAGACAGACCAGATAAAGTGGCTATGATGAAGCAAATGGCAAAAATGGATATGAAGATGGGTGCACCTGCAATGGTGGGCAATCACAAGAAAAAAACACCAGAGTTTTTGATGCAGACATATGGAATGAAGATGAAGATGGATATGAAAGACGGACAGATGAAGATGGATAATGATATGAATATGGAAATGAAAAAGGATGCGACGCCAATGAATCATATGATGTCTACAATGCAAAAGGACACCACTTCATTTAATTATGACACACGTAAAACCTATTTCAATTATGATTTTTTAAAGGCAAAAGAAAACACGACTTATAAGGCAGACATACCTGTAACCGACCTTTTACTTAATCTAACAGGTAATATGCAACGTTATGTTTGGAGTTTGAATGGCATACCACTTTCGGAAACAGACAAAATTAAAATTAAAGGTGGAGAGGTTACTAGAATTACTTTGAATAACCTAACAATGATGCATCATCCAATGCACTTACACGGACATTACTTTAGGGTCATCAATGAAAATGGCGAACGTTCCCCATTAAAACATACCGTCAATGTACCACCTATGCAAAAAGTGGTCATCGAATTTTATAACGAAGAATATGGTGATTGGTTCTTTCATTGTCACGTGTTATATCATATGATGGGTGGTATGGCAAGAGTATTTAGCTATGATACACCACGAGATGAAAGGATGAAACCTTATCCAGTACAAAACCTAATTGACGAGACAGACCATTACTATTCGTGGGGAATGCTTCGTGGAGGTTCAAACTTTAATGAACTTTTATTGATGTCAAGCAGCATCCGTAACGAATTTGCACTACGTGCCGAGTTTGATTATAACCAAAATGCCGAGATAGAAGTAAATTATAACAGATATCTCAATGATTGGGTACGCGTATATGCAGGCGTAAATACTGAAACTTCAACACCAGATTCTTATGATACATTCAATACTGTGGGATTGGTTGGAGTTAAATATTTCACGCCTTACAGATTTAATGTCGATGTGAGTATGGACCATCAACTGCGCCCAAGAATACGTTTAGACAGAGAACTATTGATTTTTCCTAGAATTTTTCTCGAAGGAGAATACGAATACAGAGCAGATTTTGGATGGGTTAATGAGTTAGAAAACAACAAATCTTATGAAGGTGAAACGCAATGGTTAATTGGAGCATCATACATCTTATCTCGAAATTTTTCAATTCAAGGGAATTATAATAACCGATATGGTTGGGGTGGCGGACTATTAGTTCGATTTTAA
- a CDS encoding heavy metal translocating P-type ATPase yields MKHTYHIHGMTCNGCRSHVEETLSKVEGVSKATVDLEKAEATIEMESHIPIETFQEALKKDSDRYTIHNQGEHHHHHTKGKKEKQQKGKGTGTFYCPMHCEGDKTYDKPGDCPVCGMDLVEEQNLSATSKEQWTCPMHPEIVKEEAGSCPICGMDLVPMEADSSAEEKTYKKLLKKFWIATAFTLPIFLMAMSEMLNNNPLYDIMEQKYWNWIQFVLSIPVVFYATWMFFERAYRSIKTWNLNMFTLIGIGAGVAWLFSVFGMLFPDVFPEQFKTESGAVHVYFEAATVILTLVLLGQLLEARAHSKTNSAVKELLKLAPNKAIKIVDGEEVEVSIDEIELNDILKVKPGDKIPVDGVITEGETTIDESMITGEPIPVNKSQEDKVSSGTINGNQSFLMKAEKVGSDTLLSQIIHMVNDASRSRAPIQNLADKVSGYFVPVVVLISIITFIVWSIWGPEPVYVYAFVNAIAVLIIACPCALGLATPMSVMVGVGKGAQNGVLIKNAEALEKMDKVNTLIVDKTGTITEGKPTVETVGAFSDTLNKNELLQYIVSLNTNSEHPLAEATVKYGKEHNAEILNSEDFSAVTGKGVEAIIKDKKVALGNPKMMEYAKADITSKMKDEAKSYQKQGKTVSYLSIDETVVGYVVIGDKIKETSAKAIKALQDKGIDVIMLTGDNHDTAKAVASELNLADFKASMLPEDKLKEVEKLQKNGKVVAMAGDGINDAPALAKSDVGIAMGTGTDVAIESAMITLVKGDLHGIVKAKNLSNAVMKNIKQNLFFALIYNTLGVPIAAGVLFPFFGILLSPMIAALAMSFSSVSVIGNALRLRTIKV; encoded by the coding sequence ATGAAACACACATATCACATACACGGAATGACCTGCAACGGTTGTCGCAGTCACGTTGAGGAAACACTTTCTAAAGTAGAAGGCGTTTCAAAAGCAACAGTCGATTTAGAAAAGGCAGAAGCTACCATAGAAATGGAATCACACATACCTATAGAAACATTTCAAGAAGCCTTAAAAAAAGATAGTGATAGATACACTATCCATAATCAAGGTGAACATCATCATCATCATACCAAAGGTAAAAAGGAAAAGCAACAAAAAGGGAAAGGCACAGGCACATTTTATTGTCCTATGCATTGCGAAGGCGATAAAACTTATGATAAACCAGGCGATTGTCCTGTTTGCGGAATGGATTTGGTGGAAGAACAAAATCTATCAGCAACTTCAAAGGAACAATGGACGTGTCCGATGCATCCAGAAATTGTAAAAGAAGAAGCAGGTTCGTGTCCTATTTGTGGGATGGATTTAGTCCCAATGGAAGCAGATAGTTCAGCAGAAGAAAAAACGTATAAAAAGCTATTAAAGAAATTTTGGATTGCCACAGCATTTACCTTGCCCATTTTCTTAATGGCTATGAGCGAAATGCTCAATAACAATCCGTTGTACGATATAATGGAACAGAAATATTGGAACTGGATTCAGTTTGTTTTATCCATTCCAGTTGTCTTTTACGCTACGTGGATGTTCTTTGAGCGTGCTTATAGAAGCATAAAAACGTGGAATCTCAATATGTTTACACTTATTGGGATTGGTGCAGGTGTGGCTTGGTTATTTAGTGTATTTGGGATGTTGTTTCCAGATGTATTTCCTGAACAATTTAAAACTGAATCAGGCGCAGTTCACGTCTATTTTGAAGCAGCAACTGTGATTTTAACGTTAGTGCTTTTAGGTCAGTTGTTAGAAGCTCGTGCCCATAGTAAAACCAATTCGGCAGTAAAAGAACTGTTGAAATTAGCACCTAATAAGGCCATAAAAATAGTAGATGGTGAAGAAGTTGAAGTCAGTATTGACGAGATAGAACTTAATGATATTCTAAAAGTAAAACCAGGAGATAAAATTCCTGTAGATGGTGTGATAACTGAAGGCGAAACAACTATTGATGAATCTATGATTACAGGCGAACCTATTCCTGTAAACAAATCTCAAGAAGATAAAGTAAGTAGCGGAACCATTAATGGGAATCAATCCTTTTTAATGAAAGCAGAAAAGGTAGGAAGTGACACTTTATTATCACAAATCATTCATATGGTTAATGATGCCAGTAGAAGTCGTGCACCTATTCAAAATTTAGCAGATAAAGTTTCAGGCTATTTTGTGCCAGTTGTAGTTCTTATTTCTATTATCACATTTATTGTATGGTCTATTTGGGGACCAGAACCAGTTTATGTGTATGCGTTTGTCAATGCAATTGCAGTACTAATCATTGCTTGTCCTTGTGCTTTAGGTTTAGCAACACCAATGTCTGTAATGGTTGGTGTGGGTAAAGGTGCTCAAAATGGTGTATTGATTAAAAATGCTGAAGCTCTTGAAAAAATGGATAAGGTAAATACACTTATAGTTGATAAAACTGGAACTATTACAGAAGGAAAACCAACGGTAGAAACAGTAGGTGCTTTTAGTGATACTTTAAACAAAAATGAGCTACTTCAATACATCGTTTCATTAAATACCAATAGTGAACATCCTTTGGCAGAAGCGACAGTTAAATATGGAAAGGAACATAACGCAGAAATTTTAAATTCCGAAGATTTTAGTGCTGTCACAGGAAAAGGTGTTGAAGCTATAATAAAAGATAAAAAAGTAGCATTAGGAAATCCTAAAATGATGGAATATGCCAAAGCAGATATTACTTCTAAAATGAAAGACGAAGCAAAATCTTATCAAAAACAGGGTAAAACAGTTTCTTATTTGTCAATAGATGAAACCGTTGTAGGATATGTAGTTATAGGAGATAAAATAAAAGAAACAAGTGCCAAAGCGATTAAAGCACTTCAAGATAAAGGCATTGATGTTATAATGCTTACAGGCGATAATCACGATACTGCAAAAGCAGTAGCATCAGAACTAAATCTTGCAGATTTTAAAGCCAGTATGCTACCAGAAGACAAACTCAAAGAAGTAGAGAAACTACAAAAAAATGGAAAAGTAGTTGCTATGGCAGGTGATGGCATTAATGATGCACCAGCATTGGCAAAAAGTGATGTAGGTATTGCAATGGGTACGGGAACAGATGTAGCGATAGAAAGTGCTATGATAACACTCGTAAAAGGCGATTTACACGGTATTGTAAAAGCAAAAAATTTAAGTAATGCTGTAATGAAGAACATTAAGCAGAACCTATTTTTTGCACTTATTTATAACACTTTAGGTGTGCCTATTGCAGCAGGAGTTTTGTTTCCATTCTTTGGAATATTGCTCTCGCCAATGATAGCAGCTTTAGCAATGAGTTTTAGCTCTGTTTCAGTTATTGGAAATGCACTACGATTAAGAACAATTAAAGTTTAA
- a CDS encoding DUF3347 domain-containing protein, whose amino-acid sequence MKKVKLVTTIMVMAFISLTTMSCKDAKKEHNNDEGHNTEMNHDNSDGHHDGKKKKMAMNGDTNSQTILNDYFNLKDALVVDDNAKAKELGATLATSLGKLDISKFTDAQQSELKDIIEDATEHAEHISESPIAHQREHFKVLSKDITDMVAITGTQVKLYEQFCPMYDGGSAWLSMSKDIKNPYYGSKMLNCGKVQKEIN is encoded by the coding sequence ATGAAAAAAGTAAAATTAGTAACAACAATTATGGTAATGGCTTTTATAAGCCTAACAACAATGTCTTGTAAAGACGCAAAAAAAGAACATAACAACGATGAAGGTCATAATACAGAAATGAATCACGACAATAGCGATGGTCATCACGATGGTAAGAAAAAGAAAATGGCAATGAATGGAGATACAAATTCTCAAACAATATTAAATGACTATTTCAATTTAAAGGATGCCTTAGTGGTAGATGATAATGCCAAAGCTAAAGAATTGGGTGCAACCCTCGCAACGTCATTAGGAAAGCTTGACATTTCAAAATTTACAGATGCCCAGCAGTCAGAATTAAAGGACATTATCGAAGATGCTACGGAACACGCAGAACATATTTCAGAAAGTCCAATAGCACATCAACGTGAGCACTTTAAAGTTTTAAGTAAGGATATTACTGATATGGTAGCTATTACAGGAACACAAGTAAAACTATATGAGCAATTTTGTCCAATGTACGATGGTGGTTCAGCTTGGTTAAGTATGAGCAAGGATATTAAGAATCCCTATTATGGAAGCAAGATGTTGAACTGTGGAAAAGTCCAAAAGGAAATTAACTAA
- a CDS encoding heme-binding domain-containing protein — MKILKIIAIVLLVAFVGIQFIPTTRNQSEVVPKTDFMLVNDVPNDIKNKLQVSCYDCHSNNTIYPWYNKVQPVAWFLEDHIKEGKAELNFNEWDDYSNRRKNSKLKSIINQIENGEMPLWSYTLIHKNALLSTGEKELIIGYMKQIKDSLN, encoded by the coding sequence ATGAAGATTTTAAAAATCATAGCAATAGTGTTGTTGGTGGCGTTTGTGGGGATTCAATTTATCCCCACAACGCGCAACCAAAGTGAAGTTGTTCCAAAAACCGACTTTATGTTGGTAAATGATGTCCCAAATGATATCAAGAACAAATTACAAGTCTCTTGCTATGATTGCCACAGTAACAATACAATATATCCTTGGTACAATAAGGTGCAACCGGTAGCCTGGTTTCTTGAAGACCATATCAAAGAAGGCAAGGCAGAATTAAATTTTAATGAATGGGATGATTATTCAAATAGAAGAAAAAACAGTAAACTAAAATCCATCATCAATCAAATTGAAAATGGCGAAATGCCCCTTTGGTCTTATACGCTAATTCACAAAAATGCCCTTTTATCGACAGGTGAAAAAGAACTTATAATTGGTTATATGAAACAAATTAAAGATAGTTTAAATTAA